GAAAATCTAGAAAAAACACTACATAGCCAGAGTTAAAATAAGGCGCAAGAGGCTGAATGAACATGGACAAAATGTTGGCTGAGGTTTGAAACGAGAGAAAAGGCAAAAGTCTAGGAGCGCAATAACATTAGCTtattgcttcttcttttttctttattcttttcccTTTTGTACACACCACACACTCATTTAAATACACTATACAACAGAATCTAAAATACTTTTCTTGACAGCAACATGTTCACGGCTTGTTTAGGTATGCTGAAGATACCTGCACCATATTAAAAATAAGGTTTCAaatcaaagcaataaaaaaggCACTTGGAGGTGACGTCCATTGAGTCTTGAGTAAGTTTGCCATTCAGGCAACAACACTAGAACACACACATTGTTTCTCTGCCATTTCTATGACAGGAGGCACTGTAGCTAGATGGTCGAGAGTTCTGTTTTCGTGTAAAGCTCCACTCCACTTCTCTGgctctcatttttttgtttcgcGATATCTACAGACCGGCTGCTACATTTCTTCTCCCTTtgttcttctttcactttctttCCCATCTTGACTTGCTTTTGTCCTCAGACTTCCACTTCCCGCAGTCCCTCCTGAGTGCCCGGCGTTGACGGCATGCTGATGTCGAAGCAGGTCACCATCATAACACGAGACTTGCACAGGTTGACGCAGAATTCCAGATCTTCAGTGGCCTGTGCCAAGGCCTCCAAGTACTCTATAGACTCCTTATCCATACTCGGATCCACCTCAACTGGCAAAACAAGACAATTACATTCAATTATGTGAATTTCAATGGGAAATGTAGGAGAAAAATCAACTAGTGGTAGCTGCTTACACTCGCCCAACCACTTGCCAGGGTCCATCATCAGTCGGGCCTTAgtgtcctccagctcctccaatAACACTTGATGCTTTGCCTTCAGTTCCTTCACTTGCTGTTGCCTTTTCTCCAGCATCTTCAACTTGTTGTTAAAATACAGCAAACCCTGGAAAAGAAGAGGTAATATTGActttaacaaatttaaattgcttaaactttatttaactgaaAGCAGATAGTAACTATACAGCTGTCATACATGCCGAAAGTTGTAATTTTGTATGCAATTGTATATAATTAgactaaatgtaaagtttttaaatgaatataatAATGATGTTAAATGATTGGCATTGTATAAGAATAAAGTTTATATGTCATTTAAACAGAATAAACTCACCTTATCAACATCTTGGAATGgctgctgtaaaaaaaataagaaagaaaacgTTAAAAACCTGCATACAtgggtgttttttatttttttgtaatcaaaaaGTACACGTTTTCGTTATTAATACCAATAAATTTAATTTCCATaacatgcaaataaataaagtcactTAAGGACACACTTGACATTCCTCAGACTGACATTTTAACTTGAGGATTTTCTGCTAAAGTGAACTTAAGGTCAAATGTCTGGGACATTCTATTCTGGTCCgaattctttaaataaagaagtgGATAAGGTATTTAAGAAGTTCTCACACCATACTCTAAATCCACACAGCACACGTGGATCATCCATGACCTTTAAGTAACTCTTACAAAATCAGGCTGAGGATTTGCAAGCTGCATTCATAAGACCTTAAGACCAGACGGGGTGTCACTGGAGACGAGACTGAAAATCACAATGTGTTCAGTCAGGAATGATTCTGAGCTCACCTCAGTGGGTTCTTCCTGGTGTCGCCTTTGGAGTCGTTCCACATCATCTATCTCATACACCTTAATTTCGAAAGGCTCTTTCAATGGTCCAGAAATAGGAGGCAAGTCCACCCACTGGCCTGTTGTGCTCGCCTTTTTCCCCAAGGATGAGGTGTCTGGTAAGGGTGCTGGGATCAACCTTCTCCTTTGGAATCCTGAAAAAATGAACAGTATGGAACTTTGACACTCTCAATGTTTTCTTAATTGAtatgtagggctgggtattgattataatttccagaaacgattcaattcgattcacaaaagcctggatcaattcgatTCCAATTTTTATGATTCATCACTTCAATTTTGactttacacatttgtttagaaatacattaacaatccactatatgttttgaatatgtttatATTATTCTGATACATTTCAcgtactgtaaaatgtattagtgaaataacgagattgttaatagcatacagtgttacatggattatCAAACGgaaaagttctaacaaaaatgttcagatcactAACATCGTAAACCATATTCGGCTTCCcgtggagggtgtttcagtttggccactaggtggtgatcgttctatagcattacaccttattccagaagaagaagaaagtataaaAGTAGTATCACAACTggttattttgaaatatgtCCTTAAGAGTTTGTAaagttcatgtctgtgagtatataaagatgttaatttagtcaactATGTATATTTAGGTCAacctagtgttagcattagctgtcctatgggaaattcccttaaacattagcatcaagctggcGGACTTTAggtttatgtgctaaattgatttgtatttttaagaattgattattgatctgttcagcttaaatcaaatcaaatcaattaatcgattttattaaccctgCCTTATTGATATACAACTGTAATATCTTATATGAAATGGAAAAGCTATCCTGTTCTTTTATTACTTAGAATCAGTTGCGATAGTAGCATAAGTTAAAAGAGCTTGAGGAGTTGTGCCTTTTTGAATTGGCACTGAAAAGCTGTTTCTTAACCTGAACCAGGTCAGCACTGAATTATCCGCTTACCATTTGCTTTTTTCTTGGGATATTTGGAACTCCGTGCTCTTCCAGACGATGACATTCCACTTTCACTCATAGAGTCGAGGGCAGAAGAAGCACTCCCTGTGGCTTCACTATCTCTTATCATGCTTTCGTATCCACTGCTGCCTCCGCTGTGGTAGAACAAAGCTGTGCGGCCCATAGCTGGAGGCAGCTCCCCGCTCAAGACACTGCTGTTGTCACTCCCGTGGCCACTGCTGTAGCGCTGAGGCCGCCTGGGTGCAGTGATTTTACTGTAAGGAGAGGGCAGCAACGCTGTAGGCGACTTGTCGTCACTCACGTTTACTCCACTATCGTTACCACTGTCCGAATCTCCAGAACATCGACCATGTTTGCCTGATATGTTGCCTGTTGCCAGTTCACTCACGCGGCTGTTTGCAGCTCTAATGGCCTGTTTTGTGCCCATAATTGTCCCTCTTCCAGCTTTACTAGTGACTGGTGCTGGGGTTCGAGGAGCAGATGTTCGCCCCGATGGAGGGAGATTGGCATTTCTGTTGACAGGAGGAGCCAGAGATTTTGTTGAGGAGCTGAGCCCTTTTGAGTTGTTTGCTGACAGGGAGCGTGCCTTGCTACCATTAACAGTTCCTAGTGCTCTCGGGTTTGCAGGTTTTCCCTGACCAGTTTTGCTAATGTTCCCCCCACTTGGAGTCGATGGGCATGAGGCTATCGGAGAGCTTGACGAATTAGGTATACCAAATTTTGGGATAGACTTGCTGGATTTGCTACCCAGACTTGCCCCACTGTTCTCTCTGCTAAGCGCTGCCCTGGAACTTGATAAAGACAGACCTTCACACTTCTCCAGTGACATTTGACTGCCGTAATGGAGACCAGTCTCTCCTTTAGATCCTTTTGCCTTTGGGCTGGAGGTAACTTTGGCATAGTTGAGGCTTGAGGTTTTGAAACTGGCAGGGTCTGTTCTGTGGCGTATGTCAAGTTCATCTTCTGATACAGCTGTCCTTGTCCCAGAGGTCCTCCCTCCATCCCCATATGCTGACTTTAAGGCACTTTGGGGAAGCAAGATCTTAGTCTTGTGGTCAAGACTGGACTTCCTAACTGGAGGGGGAGGTGGTGAGGTGCAGCTAGGTTTAGAGAGGCTGCTTGTTTTCTGTAAATTGGCCTTATTGTTTTTCCCCAAGGAGGAGAATTTAAGGCTTGTGGTAGATGCAGCCAAATCTTGGGTTATCTTGTAGTCTACAGAGGGATGAATGACGGGCACAGTTCCGAGGGTAGTGGCACCTCTTCTCAGCTGAGGCATCTTCGTGGGTGTAGTCTTAACGGCTGACTTTTCACAGCCGTCAACCACCCTATGGGATGAGGTAGGCCCCTGCATCTTGGGTGGGCGAGGTACACTGTTGCTGTTGTTGAATGGTTTGCTGGAAGGTATACCACTAGGGGGATTTCTGAGGAACTTGCTGGTGCTGGAGTCAGAAAACTGAGGTTCTGAGTGGTTGTTGGTGCGCTGCCAAGGATCCTCTTGCTTAACTTCTTGCCTTGGTGGATCTTTACcactgctgctactgctgctaCGACTGTGAGAAATGGATGAGGTAGGTTTGATCTTCCTAGGAAGGCTGGAGTGAACTATGAAGGAACCTTGTGGAGGTGAGGGGGAGTTTGCTTTAGTCATATTAGATGTGTTTCGGATGGAGCCTTTTGTTAACTCTGGTGAAGGGGGGCATCTCGTCAATGACAGTTTGCTTGAGGCAGCACTGTCACTGTCTTGCTCAGAAAAACTCAACCCACTGTCATTTAGAGAACCCTTTGCCTCTCTGGGAGAAGACACACAATGAAACATGTCAAGGGAATCAAAGCTAAAGACTGGCTCTGGACCAATGTTTCTGACTTGGGGAAGGAAAACATCTACAGAATGAGCTCCTTCACTTTCCACAGTGCATATACTGACTTCACTCAGCCAAGAACTAATAGACGAGCCCCTGCTGTCCATATAGTCGATGGGACCCTCCTGAATGGGTTTAACCACTGCTGCATTTACTTCTGATTCTCCAACAGTTGATGTATAGGCATCAAACTCATCGTTAATGCTGCTGATGATGCTGACAGGCCGGGAACCAGAGGCCAAGGCCTGAAGTGAACAGTCACTGTTGAAGCTGATAATGCTTGATGGCCGGCCCTTATCGTAAATGCTACCAATCGACAGCTCTTCCACCACAGTGAACACCAACTCATCCTCTCCATTCAACTCCACAGGTTGCTGCAGTGTGACAGTAGCTTTAAGGATGTCCCTATCCAGACATCTGTCCCTCAAGGTAGAGCGCACTTGGCAAACCTCCACAGGACCTCTGAGCAAAGGGGAGGTACACGGGTCTCTTCTTTTGACAGCTTGGTGGCTCATTCCCACAGGTGGCATTCTGGTGCTAGATCTTTCTTCAGAGTCTCCattattttctttctgctgTGCAGGTGGTGGGGATGGCTTTGGCAAGGATTTCTTGTTGAAGTAGATCTTTTCTCTCACCACAGGTTCTGCATTTGCCACAACAGGATTCGCCAACTTGTCTCTACTGACTGGAATCTCAGAGACCAACACCTTTTTGCCATCAGCACTACTTCTGCATTCATTTTGAACATTCTCAAATGGTGTCCTTTCTTCAGGTATGCATTGCATCATGACATTGTCTATTTTGGATCTAGTACTGGGACTACAGGATGGCTGGACTGGGACAGATTTTGAAGATTGTTTGGCTGAGAGGCTGTCTTGGTTGTTGGGAAAATTTGATACAGTCTTTGGTGAACTAGAGCCTTGGCTGTCTTTAGGCTTTTCAGTTTTGGGGCTAGCTTGGCTTCGCTTGCCCTCTCCAACAAAGGCGGTGGGTTCTTCACTACCGTCTATACACTCAAGCCTCTCCTGTAGCTCAGCAAATGTGTTGCATTTAAAGAACTGGTCTCTGTCCAGATGGTCCTCTTTTGTAGATTTCTTCTTGTTTAAGGAAGGGATAATTGGAACAAATGCAGGTGGACCTTCATTATCACTAAGCTCCCTGTCAGAAATTGCTGTTCCCCCAGGGCCAACATAAATAACCGTATCACAAGACTGTTCACTACTGGAGGAGTATTCTGGGTCACTGAGAAAAGAGGGCAGGTCTGGATCTAGGGCTACTGTCCGAGGATGAAAAGGCCTTAGGTGAGGTGGCCGACGGATCCGTCCTTCCTCACAAGAGCTTTCGCCACCAGAAGAACTGGATGCATACTGCACAGAAGAGTAAAACAGAGTATGGATGATTTTAAAGTGGTGTGCAGGTATTTTAAGGGCCCATAGACAACATAATTTTAGGTCATTCTGGTCTATATCTATGCTTGTTGCTGTGTGTCAGCAGCCCTCAAATCACAACTGTAATGTGTTTTTAGCAATGTTGGCTCAGCTGagtaaataaatcagaaataaaaggcaaaaataatattttaacaatttatgGGTCTGTGTTAGGATATTATCTGTCCTAAGTCATCTCAGTAATTAGTAGTTGTGTTGGAATTGCTTCACTACTGACTACATAGTGCACTGTATGGTgggtttgccattttgtagaaCTGTCTGAATCTATAATGCCACaatccagtgccctagaaattttccagaagtctctgcgaaaaaccaccacaaatcacatttttggcgaatatagaccataatgcattgggtttgaaggatttttcataagaaaaaaatgttttaattcattttgtataaaccattcatgttttcatgaacagaacacagtggattcataaaatagtctttgtaaacaATCATATTAATTAGgattttacttcaaaaaatctgtgatgtcattaaaaaaaaagtaataagtgTGGTGTCCGAATAATAAATCTAACAGCCTATCTATCTAGTCCTGCACTAGATAGTGCAGGACTAGATCGTAGTTAGGAGTAGGTAGAGAATTTGGACATAACCAAAATGTgtagaggaagaaaaaagacTGGTTCTCATGCAATGCTCAAATCTTGCATTTGTCATAACTGCATCATCTTTAATAGCTTAGAATAAACAAAAGGAGAACATTTTGAATCAATTAAAGCTTtacaatgaataaaataaattcttaaaatgaTTACCATCactgaaatgtgtttgaaaactTAGAAGCTTCACAAAAGTATCAACAACTTTCATAGTGTACCTTGGATTTCTTTTTCCTCATCCGGTGGATGCGAGATGCCAACTGGATGGTGGTGAGGGAGTCTGCATGGTTGGCTGGGACATCTGAGATGTGGGCAATCATTGTGGTTCTACAGTTAATGTTGCCAAGGGACTCCCTTAACAGCATTGTCAATTTGCTGTCTCTACAGAATGCAAAAGTATAATTATTAGTAGACTCCAcatgtgttttaaaacaacaacactaAAGAGCTGATTAGATGAAACTATTCTTGAGgtcactttaaaaaactttgctaaaaatacactgaaattactttttaaagaagaagaaatgggAAATCCATGTACTACATTTACCaactttttctgaaataattaaCTTGCAGATGTGAGAAAAATTCATGGGCAAAATGTAACATTAATGTGATTTTCTCACCTGTAAGGAACGTGTTTAGCTCCATTTGTCAAAGCCATTATGACGTTTCCCAATGCATTGAGAGAAAGGCACATGCCTCCTCCTCCGTCTCTGCTTTTACTCAGCACCTTTTCACAGCTCCCCAAGTCTAAAAGGTGAAGTCTGCTCCGCCCGCCTGACACtgtcaatgaaaaataaagcacCAATTGAATACATGAAGGCCATTTTCTATTTGTTATCTTCCTTAATTGTAGTTTCAGACATTAAAAGTGAAGTAGCCTAACCCCACAAGACTGGGGAGGAAGATTTTCCACACTGATATATCAATGCAATTTAGGATGTAAGTGATGTTTATCTAATAGTATCAGATGTATGAAATGTAGCAATTAAACAACCGACCAACACTAGCAAACTTTTTCAAGCAATCTAAATCGAGTTTCAGGTCTAGATGAACcgtgattctttttttctttaagtaagGGTTGTAATACTAACTTCCGCCTTTGCCACTCTTCTCCATGCGATACTGATAAACATGCAGGGTGAACAGCATGTGAGAGTTGCGCCGCTCGTCCTCCTCAACATTTGGTCTGCTGGTGCTGCGTGCGGCAATGGCTGCATCGAGGTAAAAGGCAGCTTTGTCGGCGGTCGGAGCGCGCAGCTCGCTCTGATTTTGGAGCTGCGAGGACAGAGGAATAGACAGAGGGTTAGCACAAGactggtaaaagaaaaaaaaaacgagaaaaaaacagaggaacCTGTTAATTGGACCCCCTGCATACATTTCCTGCACATATCAATGACTCTCTGAGGCAATTAAAAACAGAGGATGTGCATGCTGAGGGAGAGGGGCTGGGAGAGGTAATGGTGGAGCAGGAGGTAGGGCCACCTTCCTGAGAGGAAGGGATTCAGAAAAGAAGCAGGCAACATGAAGGAGTCCATGTGTGGATGccaagaggaagaggagcccTTCCTGAGGTGCAGTTGCTTTgaagtccaaaaccaacacccccacccccccccaaaaaaaaaacatctgtcagCAACACCTGTGAATGACTTCAAACCTGCAGTCCTTCACCAACCCCCAATGATATTCCTACAGATGTTTGTGGCGAGCTTGCTTTAAGTCTTGGGTAATAGATTCTGACAGGAGagtcagagaaagaaaataaaaagaaagctaTCAATAACACAGGTGGGTTTGGTTGAAATATAAATCAAAGATTTCAGGAGCGAGGATCTACTGAGAAGGGCTGGGAAGTCCTAGGAGACAAAAAGTCTCACACATGTACTCGCCAGAAAGTTTAAAcatctttgaaaaagaaagAGGGGTTAgatcacagacagaaaaagatcAATACCAAGACTAATACCGTATAACCCACAGAGAGGGAATGAAAGACTGAGCCAACAAAGGAAAACAGGGGAGACCGAGCGCCTCTCACCTGAGTGCCGCAGATGGGATCCTCCTTCAGATGGATTCCCGGTGACTGGCCCTCCTGCAGGCTGCCTGTTGACACTTCTGACAGCAGGTCCTTCAGCTCTTCGTCTTTCCCAAAGATTTCCACAGCAGACACGCGGACTGAGAACCGCGTGCCAGTCTTCTCCTTTCTCTCGTTGATGAGCTTGAAGAGCCAGGAAATGGCGCAGGGCACAATGCCTAGACTCTGAGTGGAGCTGTCTTTGCCAATCATGGTGTATGTCTTGCCTGGGGACGTATGATAGGGAAAGAGgtatcacaaaaaagaaaatacggCCTTGAAGCATACATATTCACTTTATGTTCCAGATGAGATGTCTTATTCTACCACGGGCAGtgattttgaaaagaaaaggaacaaCAGGCACTgggaaaaagggaaaagatAAAGGCGGACATGGAGGACGGTTGTACATGTGaatcaaatgcaaaaaagaaaagaatgataGCAAACAGCTGCATCAAGAAAGAAATCTTTTAGAACAGTCTAGTATTTTAATTACAGGGTAACCCCTAAAGCCTTGATGCTACACTTAATCCGTCACCCCCCAACCTCAGACTCGCTTCAGATTCCTTTCCCTTTAATCTCCGATTCCTTGACTCACCCCAGTGCATCACTGAACCAATTGTGGACATCTAGTGTAGCTAACAAAGACCAATAAGAGTTTTTTCTTTGGCTAACAAAGGCACTTGTCTAATCTGGTGCCTCTGGAGGAGCTTACCGAGCCTGACTTGACCGAAGCTGAAGATGCAGCCGTCTGCTCCGTTCACCACCGACTGGATGACCTCCGCTACCGTTCCCGAGCACACCTCCGCCTGCGACAAAAACACCGGCTTGTTATGTTCTGGAATCACATTTGTCCATCCAAAATTAGAGCAAAGTCATTTTGCGCtctaacacaaaatctttaacataatgtaacttttcaacttaacacgatcaatgtaattccagtagattttgaaggagaaaagtcgcttttctccttcaaaatctactggaattacattgattgtgttaactaacagttaaaaagttatagtaaatcaaagaacataaacactagagtTTAAGTAGtagagggttaaaaaaaaacgactattttttcttgttttttattcataaataacaCCAGACTTATCTAAGTGGGAGTTTTAATGGTTTGGTAAAGCGGTGTTTAAGAAGAGAGGTTAGATATAAGTGGAAGGGAATTCAGATCATACTTCTGATGGCTTAAAATGCCCAGCTGTTAGCCCCTTGATCTTTTGCCTAAGCCCCTTACCACACCCTTTATGGTTAAGAAAGTTCTTAAGTTCTTAGGCAGACAAATGCCTGATCAACACCTAATGTCCCTTACTTGTGAGGCATCCTGGGTAAAAATGGCATCAAAGGCGAATATCTTTGGAACGGCCACGGTGGCGGATCTCCTGTGCCCCGAACTGGAGTGTGGGCTGGACGCTGGGTCGTAGAGGGTCAGCTGCTTCTTCCTGCTGTCAACCTTCAGGAAGGACTGCGACTCGGAAGAGTCGGCATCCTCCAGAGATGGACAGATTCGCATCATCACTTTCACCTGTTAAGTTTAAcataaagaaagagaaaaaggaagTGTGAAGTCACAAAATAACCAATTATAAAATAGGAGGGTAGAAATAAGAAGATTAACTTAAATTATGAAAGGAGTCGAAGGTTCGCATTCTGAATAGAAGTTGCAAACCGAGACTCCCTCAACATTACGCATTAACATCACGTCCACTCTTTCAGAGCTGATGTACATCTgaggtttccatggaaacagtCTCACATTCAGCGGCGAACTCGATGGGTCAACACATTGCTTAATGGTGTTAGTAAAAAAGGAAGCAAGGTGAGTATTGAAAGtcattgctaaaaatgctgaaaattgtGTGAAGCACCCTGCTGGGGGGGATTATCCCTCTCTaggttgttatttttttggactgAGGGCAGCTCAGCAGCAGGCAGAACAGAAGTATATGGCCCCTTCTTTATTCTACCTTTGCTTCTGGTTCCTTGCTTCACGTAAAGAATCCTAAAACCTGCTTTGATATTCACAAAGAAAGCTTACAGCTACGATACATTCCTCAGGTCAAAGTATGACTCGTCACACCTGCATGGACTGAAAAAAGGTGACAGCTTTTAGATAAATGTGTCGTTTCAACTCTGCACTGACAAAACGATGCATTTCTTGTATTATTGCTGTGCCTCAAGGAATAAAGTCGACTTCCAGGCAGTGTGCAGCGCTGCATCTAACAAAAGCCACACAGCTTCTGCCCTTGCTGTGCTGCACACAGCCTTCTGTGTGTGCTTTGTGGGGGTGTGTTTGAGCATGTCGCGCTATATGGAGCTCCAGTTTACGATCAgctccttttaaaaatgacaactcGATATTGCTTCACAATCTGATGGTCAGATATAAACCTGTTACAATAGCGCTATGAAAATATATCTGTGACTGACGAGGGACAGAGCAGCTCCAGGGATAAGTTTAGAAGGCTTTTTAAGACCCTGTCATCTCCTAGAGTGTTTACTGTTACGCCCTGACATTACAACCAGAGAAGGCTTTCTATACTCTATAGTGCACAAGATGGGAAGCCATTCTAAGGCTTCTTGAAAAAGTACTGCAAAACTGAAAAGGAACTATAGAGCAGTAAGGGCTGCAAAActttcagtgaaggcctaaattTCTCTGAAAAGACGTGTCAAAATCACagagaaatttatttttatttatatatacatttgtccaaaatatatgTTAGATCATTCCAACTGTTCTGTAAGATTCTCTCACAGCCCTCACTGTTTTTATCACAttaaagtttctaaccaatcagattttagccttcacttgttgctaggttcatgaaagtctgTCTTACGCTCATACAGTCAATTCTTCCGTCCTTACTTCCAGTCTTTGCAACAGCTTTCCATAAGATTTATGACTATTGCTGATTAAACAATACCCATAAATGGAATATTTGTgttgattcaaccaatcagaatttgagttagAAGCTCTGTAGCTTCGTGAGGACGGAAGATAACATAatcgcctctgattggatggtcaaagaTTGCACTACCAAAATCTGACTTCATCTGTTCTTCAGGCAGTAGCtgcacttgatttttgtttgaaatactCTGTGTTTTGCAGTTAACAATGGAAGAAGTTTATTTAGTTGTTGATTTACTGCGTAAGCCATTCTTAAGATGGACTTTTCTAGAAAAATTGTCCAAATTTTGTAAAAGTCTCAATTTAATTATCATATTTTCTATTGGCAAACATGaaataagaattaaaataataatttttaaaaaatctactcTATAAAAATACCTGCTAAAATTGTACAATTTTAGCACTACAATGCACGTGTTTCTATTAAACTGTCATACCATGTGAAAGGAACCTCCACATGCATCTGCTGAAGCAGCAACATCTCAGCTCTCTTTTTTATCTTGGCAGCCATCAGATATTGAAGGCCACAGTGTTTTCACACGTTGCACTAATGGCCTCTGTTTCCAGAGTCCATTAGCGAGGCTCCATCTCCATTGCGCCATCTACTCAGCTTTCTATACCTGACAGACGTGTCTCCAGGTCAAAAGTGGAGAGTTGGAAGTGACCTAAATAAGGCCGATGGAAACAAAACTATTATTTAGGTCTGGGGTTGAATTGATATAAAAACAGATGCAGGAAAATGGGAAACCACAGAATCTTGTAGATATTTCTGTTGTGTATAGGCTTTACAGGAAGGCACACCAATCTCAGCTGATATATATGAACCTGTGTCATTCAGGGGTTTACAACACAAGTGAGAACTTCCATCTAGTTAGACTTCATGCTCCGTTGAGCTGCCTTTTCATCTCCtcaaacatgcaaacaaacaaactaaaaagggAAGAGCGAGGTGTTTGCACAGCTTTGTTAAACAGTTGTCTTCAAACGGCCGTCTTGGCTTTCAGCACTACATCTTTTGTGTATTTAGAAGACCTTCTGTTAACATGAGTACATATCTGTAAAATACAGATTCAGTGTTTGAAGCATCTCCTTTTACAACAGGCTCATCTGGCTGAATCTGCATTGAACagatcagtgtgtgtgtgtatttcagCTCCACAAACTATTTGTACCTGTGGG
The genomic region above belongs to Oryzias melastigma strain HK-1 linkage group LG22, ASM292280v2, whole genome shotgun sequence and contains:
- the kif26ab gene encoding kinesin-like protein KIF26A isoform X3 yields the protein MSLPGDHRASDGEEPQCRAFTVEGCPGGESPVAPRKRLLSADEALCSSRPPPEGAGSVSITETEKKGGFCQQCQKKVSELKKQALALADQNSLKDPGYADFLFKQLQTPGNHDPGCCQVCSTPLCQLRQEALQTLSAPAVTFGGNSAALLTPSFIPQPSGFTVSSSTAHTKQLLRSQPAACSVLPLGQRHRVPGWSQDTAGSSEPKTSVQVTVAGGQLTGSLSTVTIQAQQYLEGMWSISRVNNFLPPSKAAHGLMGVADGDVAAVESAVTTMTNSSSTVTHCRLRGSSQTGLPVPVATASTSPSAAASFFVRAAQKLNLSSKRKKHQPLPLHPQEPSIYPTNFSGILQVSPPPAPPCLLRAVSKVKENPGMGKVKVMMRICPSLEDADSSESQSFLKVDSRKKQLTLYDPASSPHSSSGHRRSATVAVPKIFAFDAIFTQDASQAEVCSGTVAEVIQSVVNGADGCIFSFGQVRLGKTYTMIGKDSSTQSLGIVPCAISWLFKLINERKEKTGTRFSVRVSAVEIFGKDEELKDLLSEVSTGSLQEGQSPGIHLKEDPICGTQLQNQSELRAPTADKAAFYLDAAIAARSTSRPNVEEDERRNSHMLFTLHVYQYRMEKSGKGGMSGGRSRLHLLDLGSCEKVLSKSRDGGGGMCLSLNALGNVIMALTNGAKHVPYRDSKLTMLLRESLGNINCRTTMIAHISDVPANHADSLTTIQLASRIHRMRKKKSKYASSSSGGESSCEEGRIRRPPHLRPFHPRTVALDPDLPSFLSDPEYSSSSEQSCDTVIYVGPGGTAISDRELSDNEGPPAFVPIIPSLNKKKSTKEDHLDRDQFFKCNTFAELQERLECIDGSEEPTAFVGEGKRSQASPKTEKPKDSQGSSSPKTVSNFPNNQDSLSAKQSSKSVPVQPSCSPSTRSKIDNVMMQCIPEERTPFENVQNECRSSADGKKVLVSEIPVSRDKLANPVVANAEPVVREKIYFNKKSLPKPSPPPAQQKENNGDSEERSSTRMPPVGMSHQAVKRRDPCTSPLLRGPVEVCQVRSTLRDRCLDRDILKATVTLQQPVELNGEDELVFTVVEELSIGSIYDKGRPSSIISFNSDCSLQALASGSRPVSIISSINDEFDAYTSTVGESEVNAAVVKPIQEGPIDYMDSRGSSISSWLSEVSICTVESEGAHSVDVFLPQVRNIGPEPVFSFDSLDMFHCVSSPREAKGSLNDSGLSFSEQDSDSAASSKLSLTRCPPSPELTKGSIRNTSNMTKANSPSPPQGSFIVHSSLPRKIKPTSSISHSRSSSSSSGKDPPRQEVKQEDPWQRTNNHSEPQFSDSSTSKFLRNPPSGIPSSKPFNNSNSVPRPPKMQGPTSSHRVVDGCEKSAVKTTPTKMPQLRRGATTLGTVPVIHPSVDYKITQDLAASTTSLKFSSLGKNNKANLQKTSSLSKPSCTSPPPPPVRKSSLDHKTKILLPQSALKSAYGDGGRTSGTRTAVSEDELDIRHRTDPASFKTSSLNYAKVTSSPKAKGSKGETGLHYGSQMSLEKCEGLSLSSSRAALSRENSGASLGSKSSKSIPKFGIPNSSSSPIASCPSTPSGGNISKTGQGKPANPRALGTVNGSKARSLSANNSKGLSSSTKSLAPPVNRNANLPPSGRTSAPRTPAPVTSKAGRGTIMGTKQAIRAANSRVSELATGNISGKHGRCSGDSDSGNDSGVNVSDDKSPTALLPSPYSKITAPRRPQRYSSGHGSDNSSVLSGELPPAMGRTALFYHSGGSSGYESMIRDSEATGSASSALDSMSESGMSSSGRARSSKYPKKKANGFQRRRLIPAPLPDTSSLGKKASTTGQWVDLPPISGPLKEPFEIKVYEIDDVERLQRRHQEEPTEQPFQDVDKGLLYFNNKLKMLEKRQQQVKELKAKHQVLLEELEDTKARLMMDPGKWLGEFEVDPSMDKESIEYLEALAQATEDLEFCVNLCKSRVMMVTCFDISMPSTPGTQEGLREVEV